A single window of Fischerella sp. PCC 9605 DNA harbors:
- the srmL gene encoding PheS-related mystery ligase SrmL, with product MTNPANGIHAINLIVYKIAEALYKSGYPEPTIWRSSPITTVANNFDKLYFPSDSLSRSPKYTRYLSEGKLLRTHTTVIMPELLPHIRGEQLILHPGICYRRDVVDKRHVGEPHQMDVWLIVRDATCRVSTVKFIETILHAVLPGVSYRLNETSHPYTRNGLEIEVLVDGKWVEVGECGEAHPGLLQPGYYGLASGWGLDRLAMLVKGIDDIRLLRSSHPGIAFQMTNLEPYRKISNQPSINRDMSIVTGLDTELEDICEQIIEVLGDDAELLDSVDILRETYHHQLPPQAIQRLGIQPNQKNLLVRMTLRSLVASIPNQKANILRDLVYQRIHQGS from the coding sequence TTGACGAACCCGGCAAATGGCATTCACGCTATCAATCTCATCGTCTACAAAATTGCTGAGGCTTTGTACAAGTCTGGATATCCAGAACCAACAATTTGGCGTTCTTCACCCATCACTACGGTTGCTAACAACTTCGACAAACTTTATTTCCCTTCAGATAGTTTGTCGCGTTCCCCAAAATACACCCGCTACCTTAGCGAGGGTAAACTACTCAGAACTCACACCACCGTAATTATGCCAGAGTTACTCCCTCATATTAGGGGAGAACAACTCATCCTCCACCCCGGTATCTGTTATCGCCGAGATGTGGTGGATAAACGTCATGTGGGCGAACCCCATCAAATGGACGTTTGGTTAATTGTTAGAGACGCGACATGTCGCGTCTCTACAGTTAAATTCATCGAAACTATTCTCCATGCAGTGCTTCCAGGCGTATCCTACCGCTTGAATGAAACCTCACACCCTTACACCCGCAACGGTTTAGAAATTGAGGTTTTAGTTGATGGCAAATGGGTGGAGGTGGGAGAATGTGGGGAAGCTCATCCCGGTTTGTTACAACCTGGTTATTACGGTTTAGCATCTGGTTGGGGACTAGATCGTTTGGCGATGTTAGTAAAAGGGATAGATGATATTCGCTTATTACGAAGTAGTCATCCCGGTATTGCTTTCCAAATGACAAATTTGGAGCCTTACCGCAAAATCTCCAATCAACCTAGTATCAACCGGGATATGTCAATTGTCACCGGGCTTGATACGGAATTAGAAGATATCTGCGAACAAATAATAGAAGTGTTGGGCGATGACGCTGAACTTTTGGACTCAGTAGATATACTTAGGGAAACTTACCATCACCAACTTCCCCCACAGGCAATTCAACGTTTGGGTATCCAACCGAATCAGAAAAATCTGCTAGTGCGGATGACTCTGCGGAGCCTTGTTGCATCAATTCCCAATCAAAAAGCCAATATCCTCCGGGATTTGGTTTACCAGAGGATTCATCAAGGTTCCTAG
- a CDS encoding ParA family protein, which translates to MGYVIATANMKGGVGKTTLSVNIATCLAKEHGKRVLVLDLDTQISATLSMMSPVEFAKRRKYRKTFRYLIDQIITPEAKAKHTIQEVIQPGVCNLQGLDLIPGDIDLYDEFVVSAMLHEQAVTLGEKDFETIWNRFERVLLGKVLEPVRQDYDFIILDCAPGYNLLTRSALATSNFYILPAKPEPLSVVGIQLLERRIAQLKESHEHEVKIDIQMLGIVFTMSNANLLTGRYYKQVMQRVHQDFGEEKICHTQIPIDVNVAKAVDSFMPVVLSNPQSSGSKAFSQLTQELVQKLKMYTSVG; encoded by the coding sequence ATGGGATATGTAATTGCAACTGCAAATATGAAAGGTGGCGTCGGTAAAACGACACTCAGCGTCAATATAGCCACTTGTTTAGCGAAAGAACATGGCAAGCGGGTGCTTGTTCTTGATTTAGACACGCAAATTAGTGCAACACTCAGTATGATGTCGCCTGTGGAGTTTGCCAAACGTAGAAAATACAGAAAGACGTTTAGGTATCTAATCGACCAAATTATCACTCCAGAGGCAAAAGCAAAACATACCATTCAAGAAGTAATTCAACCTGGGGTTTGTAATCTGCAAGGATTAGATTTAATACCAGGAGATATTGACCTTTATGATGAATTTGTCGTTTCAGCGATGCTGCATGAACAAGCAGTGACGTTGGGTGAAAAAGACTTTGAAACAATTTGGAATCGCTTTGAAAGAGTCTTACTGGGTAAAGTTTTAGAACCAGTTCGCCAAGATTACGATTTTATTATCTTAGACTGTGCACCAGGTTATAATCTTTTGACTCGTAGCGCTTTAGCAACTAGTAATTTCTACATACTTCCTGCTAAACCAGAGCCTTTATCTGTAGTGGGTATTCAGTTGCTAGAAAGACGCATTGCCCAATTAAAAGAAAGTCACGAACATGAAGTAAAGATTGATATTCAGATGTTGGGAATAGTGTTTACAATGTCTAATGCTAACTTGTTAACTGGCAGATACTACAAACAAGTTATGCAACGAGTTCATCAAGATTTTGGGGAAGAAAAAATTTGTCATACACAAATACCAATTGATGTGAATGTTGCCAAGGCTGTTGATAGTTTTATGCCTGTTGTTTTAAGCAATCCCCAATCATCAGGATCAAAAGCATTCTCTCAGTTAACCCAAGAGTTAGTACAAAAACTTAAAATGTACACTAGTGTCGGCTAG
- a CDS encoding recombinase family protein: MFDASTNCIVYIRVSTIEQKNSGLGLEVQLQKCTAYAQFAGLEVIEVIKDDGVSAGIPLSKRPGGKRALDLLVTGKSSNIIALKLDRLFRNTTDALTTCETFNKSGIAMHLVDQQGTSINTKSAIGKFLLTMLAATAELERNLITERTQEALQVKKSRGDHIGATPFGYKRKGHKLVPNEQYSILLWILEQYEAGHTLQSIADKLNRQNLKTIRGKKWSAGTVWNVIELHKLKLAV, encoded by the coding sequence ATGTTTGACGCTAGTACTAATTGTATTGTTTACATTCGGGTCAGCACGATTGAACAGAAGAATTCCGGCTTAGGGCTGGAAGTTCAGCTACAAAAATGCACCGCATATGCTCAATTTGCAGGACTCGAAGTAATCGAAGTAATCAAAGATGATGGTGTTTCGGCTGGAATTCCTTTGAGTAAACGTCCTGGAGGTAAAAGGGCATTAGATTTACTTGTTACAGGTAAATCATCAAATATCATTGCTCTGAAGCTAGATAGGTTGTTCAGAAATACTACTGATGCATTAACCACATGTGAAACATTTAATAAGTCCGGCATTGCGATGCATTTGGTTGACCAACAAGGAACCAGCATTAATACTAAATCAGCTATTGGTAAATTCCTGTTGACGATGCTAGCTGCCACAGCGGAGTTAGAAAGGAATTTAATAACAGAACGTACACAAGAAGCATTACAAGTCAAAAAATCTCGTGGCGATCATATTGGGGCTACACCCTTTGGTTACAAAAGAAAGGGACATAAACTAGTCCCAAATGAACAATATTCTATCCTTCTGTGGATTTTAGAACAGTATGAGGCAGGACATACCTTACAATCTATTGCTGATAAACTGAACAGACAGAATTTGAAAACTATTAGGGGCAAGAAATGGTCGGCAGGCACTGTCTGGAACGTCATTGAATTGCATAAACTAAAGCTGGCTGTTTAG
- a CDS encoding sterol desaturase family protein — MTAYSFLYYWFVFFGVIFARYFLIAGGAYLLFYSILGKSLANRSLRLKPPLGRSIRRDIELSILSAVVFALSAAFIISEYDLGVTLLYTDLREYGLWYLGVSFVAVLILQDTYFYFIHRMFHRPLFFRWMHYGHHRSGDPTPWSSFAFDPPEAITQALFFVGVVFIVPLHFITLVAVLITMTVWAVLNHLGFKLFPSSFKSYWLGRWFIGPTHHSIHHHKYTVHYGLYFTFWDKLLGTQDPNYENEFHV, encoded by the coding sequence TTGACAGCCTACTCATTTTTGTACTATTGGTTCGTCTTCTTCGGGGTTATTTTTGCCCGATACTTTCTTATCGCTGGGGGAGCGTACTTGCTCTTCTATTCAATTCTAGGGAAATCCCTTGCCAATCGGAGTTTGCGTCTTAAGCCTCCGCTGGGCCGATCAATTCGCAGGGATATCGAATTATCGATCCTCTCGGCGGTGGTTTTTGCACTTAGTGCAGCGTTTATCATCTCAGAGTACGATTTGGGAGTCACGCTGTTGTACACCGATCTGCGCGAGTATGGTCTGTGGTATTTAGGAGTGAGCTTTGTAGCGGTGCTCATACTTCAGGATACGTACTTTTACTTTATCCATCGGATGTTTCACCGCCCCTTATTTTTCAGGTGGATGCATTATGGACATCACCGTTCGGGAGATCCAACACCGTGGAGTTCCTTCGCCTTCGATCCACCAGAGGCGATCACACAGGCGCTCTTTTTTGTAGGTGTAGTCTTCATCGTCCCGCTTCATTTCATCACTTTGGTTGCCGTACTCATAACGATGACGGTATGGGCAGTGTTGAATCATCTTGGATTCAAGCTATTTCCCTCGTCATTTAAGAGCTACTGGCTCGGAAGGTGGTTCATCGGCCCGACGCATCACTCGATACATCATCATAAATACACGGTGCACTACGGATTGTACTTCACGTTCTGGGACAAGCTGCTCGGTACTCAAGACCCTAATTATGAGAATGAGTTCCACGTTTAG
- a CDS encoding daunorubicin resistance protein DrrA family ABC transporter ATP-binding protein, which yields MAPAVLIENLKKRYGSVEAVKDVSFQVEPGEIFGLLGPNGAGKTTTLRALCTLTTPDAGKIEVSGISVVDNPRAARKRLGYVAQEVALDKVLTGRELLQLQAALYHLPTAVTKQRVDTVLSLLGLQEYADKKTGTYSGGLRKRLDLAAGLLHAPDVLVLDEPTVGLDIESRFIVWEFLRKLREAGTTVLITSHYLEEIDALADRVAIIDRGVVIAAGTPSELKDKVGGDRVTLRIREFTPNEEAEKAKDLLTPLPFVQEVIINNAQGNSLNLVVTPQNDVLITIQQALNHAGLPVFGIAQSRPSLDDVYLAATGRTLMDAELAALDTRDPKAEKKQNMR from the coding sequence ATGGCTCCCGCCGTTTTAATTGAAAACCTAAAAAAACGCTACGGTTCGGTTGAAGCCGTTAAGGATGTTTCCTTTCAGGTAGAACCAGGAGAAATTTTTGGTTTACTTGGCCCCAACGGAGCGGGTAAAACTACTACCTTACGAGCTTTATGTACTCTCACTACACCAGACGCTGGTAAAATAGAAGTCTCTGGCATTTCAGTTGTAGATAATCCCAGAGCAGCGAGAAAAAGACTTGGTTATGTCGCCCAAGAAGTAGCTTTAGATAAAGTCCTGACTGGACGCGAACTGCTACAACTGCAAGCGGCACTTTATCACTTACCGACAGCAGTAACAAAACAGCGCGTGGACACGGTGCTGAGTTTACTCGGTTTGCAGGAATACGCCGATAAAAAGACTGGAACTTACTCTGGCGGTTTACGCAAACGTTTAGACTTGGCAGCTGGGTTACTACACGCACCAGATGTATTGGTTTTGGATGAGCCAACGGTAGGACTTGACATTGAAAGCCGTTTTATTGTCTGGGAATTCCTGCGGAAATTGCGGGAAGCTGGAACCACCGTACTAATTACCAGCCATTATTTAGAAGAAATTGACGCCTTGGCAGATCGAGTCGCAATCATCGATCGGGGTGTAGTCATTGCGGCTGGAACGCCTTCCGAATTAAAAGATAAAGTTGGGGGTGATCGCGTTACTCTGCGTATCCGTGAATTTACACCAAATGAAGAAGCAGAAAAAGCAAAAGATTTACTCACACCTCTGCCATTTGTACAAGAAGTAATTATCAACAACGCTCAGGGTAATTCTCTCAACTTGGTGGTAACACCACAGAATGATGTATTGATTACCATCCAGCAAGCGCTCAATCATGCTGGGCTGCCAGTATTTGGCATTGCTCAATCTCGTCCCAGTTTAGATGATGTCTACCTCGCAGCCACGGGACGCACGCTCATGGATGCAGAACTAGCAGCATTGGATACTCGCGATCCAAAAGCAGAGAAAAAGCAAAATATGAGATAG
- a CDS encoding RtcB family protein, with the protein MPYEKLKISTPSPVLSWANHPLDSEETKMAKNVASLPFVFKHVALMPDVHLGKGALVGSVIATKEAIIPAAVGVDIGCFVGDTLVPLIDGKSYPIRDLAQRNEEFIVYACTPTGRIVAAKATAKQTRRNASLVKVILDNGKEITCTGDHQFMLRDGNYQQAQYLQPGTSLMPFYSKVDKDGYTLISQPYSSRWQKAYWIVARSGLLGQVPKFKEQRTIIHHRNFNESDNRPENLEFMGNRDHSTYHRNLVERNQHWQSQEFEQKRVAALAKKAQTPEGYQYYAERGTKNILQYMQHQPEHFRQAVAGNGSRGKQYLVAYNQSEKGRAKSKEIANKFYTCDICGAEVKTPIGLHNHRRKEHQCDRKVVAVIPLDYTEDVYCLTVPEYHNFALTAGVFVHNCGMCAIKTPFQGEQLEGKLKKIRQDIEAAIPTGFNENKDIEKTVTNWQSWRNFQDLHSGVQDLQGKAMRQMGSLGGGNHFIEVCLDTENQVWLMLHSGSRNIGNKLAQCHINTAKELAKMAGNKLPDPDLAHFVAGTLEFQAYWHDLQWAQNYARFNRDVMMARFKRIIEKHLAGGKATKPLLEVNCHHNYAEKEVHFDEEVYVTRKGAVRAQAEDYGIIPGSMGAKSYIVKGKGDVHSFCSCSHGAGRLLSRNKAKGVYTLDDLIEQTKGVECRKDAGVLDEIPGAYKPIDQVMENQFDLVEVVATLKQVVCVKG; encoded by the coding sequence ATGCCTTACGAAAAATTAAAAATTTCCACACCGTCCCCTGTTTTATCTTGGGCCAATCATCCCTTGGATTCAGAAGAAACCAAGATGGCTAAAAATGTAGCGTCATTGCCATTTGTATTTAAACATGTAGCACTGATGCCAGATGTTCACTTAGGCAAAGGTGCTTTAGTTGGTTCTGTAATTGCAACTAAAGAAGCGATTATTCCTGCGGCTGTCGGTGTAGATATTGGTTGTTTTGTAGGGGATACTCTCGTTCCATTAATTGATGGAAAATCTTATCCAATTAGAGATCTAGCACAAAGAAATGAAGAGTTTATTGTCTATGCTTGCACCCCAACAGGAAGAATTGTAGCTGCTAAAGCGACTGCTAAGCAAACTAGACGGAATGCTTCTCTTGTAAAAGTGATTTTGGATAACGGTAAAGAAATTACTTGCACTGGGGATCATCAATTTATGCTGCGAGATGGAAATTATCAGCAAGCACAATATCTTCAACCAGGGACTTCCCTAATGCCTTTCTATTCAAAAGTAGATAAGGATGGTTATACTTTAATTTCTCAACCCTACTCCAGCAGATGGCAAAAAGCATACTGGATTGTTGCTAGATCGGGACTACTTGGACAGGTTCCTAAATTTAAAGAGCAAAGAACGATAATTCATCACCGAAATTTCAATGAGTCTGATAATCGACCAGAGAACCTGGAGTTCATGGGTAATAGGGATCATTCTACCTATCATCGTAATTTAGTTGAACGCAACCAACACTGGCAATCTCAAGAGTTTGAACAAAAGCGAGTTGCTGCACTTGCCAAAAAAGCCCAAACTCCAGAAGGATACCAGTATTATGCTGAACGAGGAACTAAGAATATCCTTCAGTACATGCAACACCAGCCAGAACATTTTAGACAAGCAGTTGCTGGTAATGGTTCGCGTGGTAAGCAATACTTGGTAGCTTACAATCAAAGTGAGAAAGGCAGAGCGAAATCCAAGGAGATAGCGAACAAGTTTTACACTTGTGACATCTGTGGTGCAGAAGTCAAAACTCCAATTGGACTGCACAACCACAGACGAAAAGAACACCAGTGCGATCGCAAAGTTGTAGCAGTAATTCCTCTAGATTACACAGAGGATGTTTACTGTTTAACAGTACCTGAGTACCATAATTTTGCTCTGACAGCTGGCGTATTTGTTCACAACTGCGGGATGTGTGCCATTAAAACACCATTTCAGGGTGAACAACTAGAAGGCAAACTCAAAAAAATTCGTCAGGATATAGAAGCAGCAATTCCTACTGGTTTCAATGAAAATAAAGACATTGAAAAAACTGTAACCAACTGGCAAAGCTGGCGAAATTTCCAAGACTTGCATTCAGGGGTACAAGATTTGCAAGGCAAAGCTATGCGACAAATGGGTTCTCTCGGGGGAGGTAATCATTTTATTGAGGTTTGCCTCGATACAGAGAACCAAGTTTGGCTGATGTTGCATTCTGGTTCCCGCAATATCGGCAACAAGCTAGCACAGTGCCACATAAATACAGCTAAAGAATTAGCAAAAATGGCAGGTAATAAATTACCCGATCCAGATTTAGCACATTTTGTTGCTGGCACACTGGAATTTCAAGCATATTGGCATGATTTGCAATGGGCACAGAATTATGCACGTTTCAACCGCGATGTGATGATGGCGCGATTTAAGCGCATTATCGAAAAACATCTAGCAGGTGGGAAAGCGACAAAACCTTTATTAGAGGTGAATTGCCATCACAATTACGCCGAAAAGGAAGTACATTTTGATGAAGAAGTTTACGTCACTCGCAAAGGTGCAGTTCGCGCCCAAGCAGAAGATTATGGCATTATCCCTGGTTCAATGGGAGCAAAATCTTACATAGTTAAGGGTAAAGGTGATGTCCACAGCTTCTGTTCTTGCTCTCATGGTGCCGGACGCTTGCTATCAAGAAATAAAGCAAAAGGTGTCTACACCCTGGATGATTTGATCGAACAAACAAAAGGTGTGGAATGCCGCAAAGATGCTGGCGTTTTAGATGAAATTCCCGGTGCTTATAAACCAATAGATCAAGTCATGGAAAATCAGTTTGATTTGGTCGAAGTTGTAGCCACACTCAAACAAGTTGTGTGCGTGAAGGGGTAA
- a CDS encoding DUF3455 domain-containing protein has product MNKLSLLNISLVALVFGLNAGNTHAQTTPTSSPDVPNNLQVPQDQNPIFKALAKGSQIYVCKAKADNPNSFEWTLKGPDAVLLNEQGQKIGKHYLGPSWESNDGSKVIGKVKTQADAPQASAIPWLLLQVRSHEGDGIFSQVNWIQRLNTVGGKAPTQGCDRVNANGEVRIAYQADYYFWGGVAKNKGGD; this is encoded by the coding sequence ATGAACAAACTTTCTTTACTGAATATTAGCCTAGTTGCTCTGGTTTTTGGGTTGAATGCAGGCAATACCCATGCCCAAACTACACCTACAAGTTCACCAGATGTGCCCAACAACTTGCAAGTTCCGCAAGACCAAAATCCTATTTTCAAAGCACTTGCTAAAGGTTCACAAATATATGTTTGTAAGGCAAAGGCAGATAATCCTAACTCCTTCGAGTGGACGCTCAAAGGCCCCGATGCAGTGCTGTTGAATGAGCAGGGACAAAAGATAGGTAAGCATTACCTCGGGCCTAGTTGGGAGTCGAACGACGGTAGTAAAGTTATAGGTAAAGTTAAAACTCAGGCAGATGCACCACAAGCCAGTGCAATTCCTTGGTTATTATTGCAAGTGCGATCGCATGAAGGCGATGGTATTTTCAGCCAAGTGAATTGGATACAGCGTCTAAATACGGTTGGTGGTAAAGCACCTACTCAAGGTTGCGATCGCGTCAACGCAAACGGTGAAGTTCGCATTGCTTATCAAGCGGATTACTACTTCTGGGGCGGTGTTGCAAAGAACAAGGGCGGAGACTAG
- a CDS encoding HAD family hydrolase: protein MTLKAVLFDFNGVIINDESIHERLIEQILLEENLTLKPGEYKQVCLGRSDRACLQDILNSRGRIVSEQYLTQLLKKKAELYALELEKLEKLPLYPGLDDLIFQVRSRSVCARDSRNLNLALVSGAIRKEIELVLNRAKLAEYFPVIVAGDDITTSKPEPDGYLLAVERLNQAYPELNLQPSECLAIEDTPAGIQAAKRAGMQVVGVANTYPFHMLQRLANWTVDYLTDLELERVQEVYLQKQCQPTAGEC from the coding sequence ATGACTTTAAAGGCAGTTCTGTTTGACTTTAATGGCGTCATCATTAATGATGAGTCCATCCACGAGCGACTAATCGAGCAAATTCTGCTTGAGGAAAATCTTACCCTCAAACCAGGAGAGTATAAACAAGTTTGTTTGGGACGCAGCGATCGCGCCTGTTTGCAGGATATACTAAATAGTCGCGGTCGTATTGTTAGCGAACAGTATTTAACTCAGTTGTTGAAAAAGAAGGCAGAACTATATGCGTTGGAATTAGAGAAACTGGAAAAACTGCCTTTGTATCCTGGTTTAGATGACTTGATATTTCAGGTGCGATCGCGAAGCGTCTGTGCAAGAGATTCGCGCAATTTAAATCTAGCGCTAGTGAGTGGTGCTATCCGCAAAGAAATAGAACTAGTTCTTAATCGTGCCAAACTGGCTGAATACTTTCCAGTTATTGTAGCTGGAGACGATATCACCACCAGTAAACCAGAACCTGATGGCTATTTATTAGCTGTAGAACGCCTCAACCAAGCATATCCCGAGTTGAATCTGCAACCAAGTGAATGTCTAGCGATTGAAGATACCCCAGCTGGTATCCAAGCAGCAAAACGTGCTGGTATGCAAGTTGTGGGTGTAGCGAATACTTACCCATTTCATATGCTTCAGCGTTTAGCAAACTGGACTGTAGATTATTTAACTGACTTAGAACTAGAACGGGTGCAGGAAGTGTATTTGCAAAAACAGTGCCAACCCACAGCAGGTGAATGCTAA
- a CDS encoding class I SAM-dependent methyltransferase — translation MAVRQDTIWERFLSPVVRFFINEEELQRYAKSVDWEKESDRFRRADVTIPTYYSSQNFHGINGGYLNSGAAVTYDAVTQYVLPPNETWVRQALIDAIKVVPRRIIDLGCGTGSTTLMLKQAFPEAEVIGLDLSPYMLVRADHKAQNAGLDIHWRHGNAENTTLASDSFDLVTATLLFHETPPAVSEAILREAFRLLRIGGQVLILDGNQKTLRQLEWLNDVFEEPYIREYAAGSVDAWMGAAGFAAVQTQDVWWTNQVTSGIKPITAAGTAQTQVRQYTPTSTDSILDDNDLQGFPSPAFDTTA, via the coding sequence ATGGCAGTTCGTCAAGATACTATCTGGGAGCGTTTTCTATCACCTGTAGTACGTTTTTTCATTAATGAAGAGGAACTACAGCGTTATGCTAAGAGCGTAGATTGGGAGAAAGAGAGCGATCGCTTTCGACGCGCTGATGTTACAATCCCTACCTACTACAGCAGCCAAAACTTCCACGGAATTAACGGTGGATATCTTAACTCTGGTGCGGCAGTGACTTACGATGCTGTTACCCAATACGTTTTACCACCAAATGAAACTTGGGTACGTCAAGCTTTAATTGATGCGATCAAAGTCGTGCCCCGACGCATAATCGACTTGGGCTGCGGTACAGGTTCGACAACTTTAATGCTCAAGCAGGCTTTTCCGGAAGCTGAAGTCATCGGCTTAGATTTATCGCCCTATATGTTGGTAAGGGCCGATCATAAAGCCCAAAATGCTGGTTTGGATATACACTGGCGACATGGTAATGCGGAAAACACTACTTTGGCTAGTGATTCTTTTGACCTAGTTACAGCTACTTTGTTATTTCACGAAACACCCCCAGCAGTATCTGAGGCAATTCTGCGAGAAGCTTTTCGGTTGTTGCGAATTGGCGGGCAAGTATTAATTCTGGATGGTAATCAAAAGACTCTACGTCAGTTAGAATGGCTCAATGATGTATTTGAGGAGCCGTATATTCGTGAGTATGCAGCTGGCAGTGTGGATGCATGGATGGGTGCAGCAGGCTTTGCAGCAGTACAAACCCAGGATGTGTGGTGGACTAATCAGGTGACAAGCGGCATAAAACCCATTACAGCAGCAGGAACTGCTCAAACACAGGTACGCCAGTACACTCCGACATCGACAGATAGCATACTAGACGATAACGACTTGCAGGGCTTTCCCTCCCCAGCTTTTGATACAACGGCATGA
- a CDS encoding ABC transporter permease produces MSGTVIPPKSEINWQQVAAPQAYTDNAPNFVGELVQETLALTRRLFIQLQRRPSTLLAGIIQPVMWLVLFGALFQNAPKGIFGNTTNYAQFLGAGIIVFTAFAGALNAGLPVMFDREFGFLNRLLVAPLASRYSIVLASAIFIISQSLLQAAVIVAAAAFLGAGVPDAAGLGAIALIVFLLALGVTALSLGLAFALPGHIELIAVIFVTNLPLLFASTALAPLSFMPKWLQIVATLNPLSYAIEPIRYLYLHKDWSLNSVVMHAFWGDVTFGSAILVLLGFALLALLIIQPRLRQTLS; encoded by the coding sequence ATGAGTGGTACTGTCATACCTCCCAAATCAGAGATTAACTGGCAGCAAGTAGCTGCGCCGCAAGCTTACACTGATAATGCTCCTAATTTTGTCGGTGAGCTAGTTCAAGAAACTTTGGCGTTGACACGTCGCTTGTTTATTCAATTGCAGCGACGTCCTTCCACCTTGCTAGCTGGAATTATTCAGCCTGTAATGTGGTTGGTACTGTTTGGCGCTTTATTTCAGAATGCACCCAAAGGCATTTTTGGCAATACGACAAATTACGCACAATTTCTGGGTGCCGGTATTATTGTTTTTACTGCCTTTGCTGGAGCGCTCAATGCCGGTTTACCAGTAATGTTTGACCGTGAATTTGGCTTTTTGAATCGGTTGCTGGTGGCTCCCCTAGCATCGCGGTACTCGATTGTACTGGCTTCCGCAATCTTTATCATCAGCCAAAGCTTGCTGCAAGCAGCTGTGATTGTAGCAGCAGCAGCGTTTTTAGGTGCAGGAGTGCCAGATGCTGCTGGTTTGGGTGCTATAGCTCTAATTGTCTTCCTGCTTGCTTTGGGTGTAACTGCCCTCAGCTTGGGGTTGGCTTTTGCGCTGCCCGGACACATTGAACTGATTGCAGTAATTTTTGTTACTAACCTACCGCTGTTATTTGCCAGCACTGCTTTGGCTCCCTTATCTTTTATGCCCAAGTGGTTGCAGATTGTAGCTACTCTCAATCCTCTCAGCTACGCTATTGAACCAATTCGCTATCTTTATCTGCACAAAGATTGGAGCTTAAATAGTGTGGTGATGCACGCATTTTGGGGTGACGTTACCTTTGGCAGCGCCATTCTGGTATTGCTGGGATTTGCTCTTTTAGCTTTGCTGATTATTCAACCCCGACTGCGGCAGACTCTTTCGTAA